The following coding sequences lie in one Trichoderma breve strain T069 chromosome 1, whole genome shotgun sequence genomic window:
- a CDS encoding reticulon domain-containing protein translates to MADTAGAVNGHSKAANGSTEQPLTPYHSLFSQLLSWKNPRNSAIAYVSVVATIIAVRYLNLFSWTLSLSWMILATTVAAEVAGKLVLSNGLASQFRPRQYYTLSRDTFERLVSDAHGLINFFLIESQRIIFVENVGVSAAACVAAFISGLLIKVLPYWVLAIIGTSIAFFAPLIYSTNQEFIDEQLKTAADAINAQTAQVRDAAQKQADHLAAVGKQYAGDYTGKVQEILRGHGVAPGAAKKSPEFPSPPTEEPKATEPVVPQEPIHA, encoded by the exons atggctgatACAGCTGGCGCAGTAAATGGCCATTCCA AAGCCGCCAACGGCAGCACTGAACAGCCCTTGACGCCCTACCATTCGCTCTTCTCCCAGCTTTTGTCCTGGAAGAACCCTC GCAACTCGGCCATCGCCTATGTTTCCGTCGTTGCtaccatcatcgccgttcGGTACCTCAACCTCTTTAGCTGGACTCTTTCATTGTCCTGGATGATTTTGGCTACCACTGTTGCTGCCGAGGTTGCTGGCAAACTGGTCCTTAGTAACGGCCTGGCCTCTCAGTTCCGTCCCCGCCAGTACTACACACTTTCCCGCGATACCTTTGAGAGGCTGGTTAGCGACGCTCACGGactcatcaacttcttcttgattGAAAGCCAGCGCATCATCTTTGTTGAGAATGTCGGCGTTTCGGCTGCC GCTTGCGTCGCTGCCTTCATCTCAGGCCTCCTGATCAAGGTGCTGCCCTACTGGgttcttgccatcatcggaaCCTCCATTGCTTTCTTCGCCCCCCTGATCTACTCCACCAACCAGGAGTTTATTgacgagcagctcaagactgCTGCCGATGCTATCAATGCCCAAACTGCCCAGGTTCGAGATGCTGCTCAGAAGCAGGCCGACCATCTCGCCGCCGTCGGCAAGCAGTATGCTGGAGACTACACTGGAAAGGTCCAGGAGATCCTGCGCGGCCACGGCGTTGCTCCCGGAGCCGCCAAGAAGTCCCCTGAATTCCCTTCCCCTCCTACCGAGGAGCCCAAGGCCACCGAACCAGTTGTTCCTCAAGAACCCATCCATGCCTAA
- a CDS encoding DASH complex subunit ask1 domain-containing protein, translated as MSGQSVAPQRSLSLTEELEKLEQSITLTLQEIDHNFSKAHRIVTTGILPRVEQYGEHSRAVWEASKFWKQFFESSANVSLSGYEDQTNENQDEMSAAEDSSAVRDEMTIDVTADLDEEATRVSGAGHHSALHGDESMLDDAELAGSTPRPPPSQANKANVSQLESPYEAMRREMNDEEGVTMKTEDSDQEDSSVLFAQHTARLPDISTTPRGLPNPQNRDGSVQRHKDPLLHRVLDKTYRLQATPHKSGVRISPLKGKQPELPPPQQRDVAMWQDDPMSSPEIAIPTLRSEAFMSPYKRQRLAAASQAPRTPGVSVQTPATAKKTKDVFATERGAASGGKTHEIDWESDDDDNLGMSPPKTIQFALPPSKLLQTPAREASRRIVDDILIDAGAGADSSELSPSMVKMNDDILNESF; from the exons ATGTCTGGACAAAGCGTCGCGCCGCAGCGCAGTCTGAGCTTAacggaagagctggagaagctagAGCAATCCATTACTCTGACGCTGCAAG AGATTGATCATAATTTCAGCAAAGCACATAGAATCGTCACCACCGGCATCTTGCCGCGCGTGGAGCAGTATGGAGAGCACTCGCGAGCTGTTTGGGAAGCATCCAAG TTCTGGAAGCAATTTTTCGAATCGTCCGCAAACGTGTCTCTTTCCGGCTATGAGGACCAGACAAATGAGAACCAAGACGAGATGAGCGCCGCCGAAGATAGCAGCGCCGTGCGAGACGAGATGACAATCGACGTAACGGCCGACCTAGACGAAGAAGCAACAAGAGTCAGCGGCGCAGGGCACCACTCGGCACTGCATGGCGACGAGTCgatgctggatgatgccgagctggCTGGAAGCACGCCTCGACCTCCACCGAGTCAGGCTAATAAAGCCAATGTATCCCAGCTTGAATCTCCTTACGAGGCTATGCGGCGGGAGATGAATGATGAGGAGGGCGTTACAATGAAGACGGAGGATTCAGATCAGGAGGATTCTTCCGTCTTATTTGCGCAACACACGGCACGGCTACCTGATATATCGACGACACCAAGAGGTCTACCCAACCCTCAAAACAGAGACGGGTCGGTCCAGCGCCACAAGGATCCTCTACTACATCGCGTCCTCGACAAAACTTATCGCCTGCAAGCTACGCCTCACAAGTCGGGTGTTCGAATATCCCCCCTCAAAGGCAAGCAGCCGGAGCTGCCACCGCCGCAACAGAGAGACGTGGCGATGTGGCAGGACGATCCCATGTCGTCTCCCGAGATTGCCATTCCGACACTACGAAGCGAAGCCTTCATGTCTCCGTACAAACGACAGCGCCTGGCAGCGGCGAGTCAAGCTCCCAGGACCCCTGGTGTCAGCGTGCAGACTCCCGCCACCGCAAAGAAGACTAAGGATGTGTTTGCCACCGAGAGGGGTGCAGCATCTGGGGGGAAGACGCATGAGATTGACTGGGAgagcgatgacgatgataaTCTCGGCATGAGCCCGCCCAAGACAATCCAGTTTGCACTACCGCCCTCGAAGTTACTCCAGACACCGG CACGAGAAGCTAGCAGGAGGATCGTAGACGATATCCTCATTGATGCTGGGGCGGGGGCGGACTCTTCCGAGCTCAGTCCGTCaatggtgaagatgaatgaCGATATTCTCAATGAGAGCTTTTAG
- a CDS encoding spc97 / spc98 family domain-containing protein produces MASDGSEEYVFAIPNFWRPSKLLLDQEAETAASFFSNDLTNALSSPDSDPFALEPITPTHDGFFKLVSVQDIPTDEPEKSSEGLPVALDSDDEDMPDIWLEPGVPAEPKPPYRSEAGPAAYDALLFSSSDPLKLRNVGVPVVDTKTYLSSLLALALGGESVLFTRKDGTQGLKPSLPKMRASGYSSNVLQALENKCLRCGSTLIGLRTFVHSAYSEHPSRCGVALASTVSQVLQVVQEWVAFNGRNPRSLLQLQSTVNSMVAILRPFKALTSQLRHGLTDEDILNLVFHQAYSVDSNEEYLRQIMREVLRRVSGPWIEFLEEWIGTRREQGLPFTKANLGESKGFVKVEARVFRDDFGRELAEVDYVLDAGKMPRFMPDDVTETIFETGRNLRFIRTFHEDHPLAQQDVIASSDPPQAKWLYDWEAILRLESQAVAYRDFLVDAIHSSRPDYSYDPMEISMYSLGEKPGSILTYFGLDQVGMEEHIAASMEQFAQPVATHDAEDPLSRIVRDRLCGTHASAIELSNSTPHWTLLPVLSFGVIASAQAQVVNKETLKLLFTAHNLRDHLKLQREFQLLGNGNLCSRLSHALFDPDMESAQRRPGVARRSNVMGLRLGGRDNWPPATSELRLALMGILSECYGADEDGKKVVRNERIFDKEVSGLPGNMSFAVRDLSDEEINQCMNPDSLEALDFLRLSYTAPPQLSPIITPMNLMQYDYIFKLLLRVLRMIFVVNQLFRDANSLAREWEDPGDATLRFVREAQHFVSSVSAYFLDTGIGVPWRVFEKKLDKIEADLHRPTTNSSSEEVQSPDKLQELHSLVLDRIMLALFLRKKQQPVLKLLEDIFNNILRFAKHIRLQRLGVEDDLAPATLYAEFKKKVQIFITVCRSLSEKARRTDGKRGREDRIFKEQYGTGDDSMVAQLLVKLDMFDYYLKRQ; encoded by the exons ATGGCCAGCGATGGCTCTGAGGAATATGTCTTTGCCATTCCCAACTTCTGGCGGCCGtcaaagctgctgctggaccAGGAGGCAGAAACAGCggccagcttcttttctAATGATCTCACAA ATGCTCTATCCAGCCCAGACTCGGATCCCTTCGCGCTCGAGCCCATAACGCCAACccacgatggcttcttcaagctcgtATCAGTCCAGGATATTCCCACAG ATGAACCGGAGAAGTCATCCGAGGGCCTCCCTGTAGCCCTCGAtagcgatgatgaagacatgCCCGATATTTGGCTAGAGCCAGGAGTGCCCGCCGAACCGAAACCTCCATATAGATC CGAGGCTGGCCCGGCTGCGTACGACGCTTTGCTATTCTCTTCAAGCGACCCTCTCAAGCTCAGGAATGTTGGCGTCCCCGTGGTTGATACGAAGACGTACTTGTCTTCActgttggctttggcactTGGTGGAGAGTCTGTTCTCTTTACTAGAAAGGACGGAACTCAGGGCCTTAAGCCTTCCCTTCCTAAAATGAGGGCCTCGGGGTACTCTAGCAATGTCCTACAGGCGCTTGAAAACAAGTGCCTGAGATGCGGTAGCACCTTGATAGGACTGCGCACCTTTGTGCATTCCGCGTACTCGGAACATCCAAGCCGATGCGGTGTGGCCCTTGCCAGCACTGTCAGCCAGGTTTTACAGGTTGTACAAGAATGGGTGGCCTTTAATGGGCGGAATCCTCGCtcgcttctgcagcttcaatCCACCGTCAACTCGATGGTAGCCATTCTACGACCCTTCAAGGCGCTCACATCACAGCTGCGCCACGGTCTTACAGATGAGGATATTCTGAACCTCGTGTTTCATCAAGCATATTCGGTGGATAGCAACGAAGAGTACCTCCGTCAGATCATGCGAGAAGTACTGCGGAGAGTCTCTGGGCCCTGGATCGAGTTTCTCGAAGAGTGGATTGGAACAAGACGTGAGCAAGGGCTGCCCTTTACCAAGGCCAATCTTGGAGAAAGCAAAGGGTTTGTCAAGGTCGAGGCACGAGTTTTTCGGGACGATTTCGGCCGGGAGCTCGCAGAGGTCGACTACGTCCTAGACGCGGGCAAGATGCCGCGCTTTATGCCCGACGATGTGACGGAGACAATATTTGAGACTGGGCGCAACTTGCGATTTATCCGCACTTTCCATGAAGACCACCCACTCGCTCAACAGGACGTCATTGCGTCTAGTGATCCTCCTCAGGCCAAGTGGCTTTATGACTGGGAGGCCATACTGCGCCTTGAGAGTCAAGCTGTTGCGTACCGCGACTTTCTGGTCGATGCCATCCACTCAAGCCGCCCCGACTATTCTTATGACCCCATGGAAATTTCCATGTATTCATTGGGCGAAAAGCCCGGCTCTATCCTTACTTACTTTGGACTGGATCAGGTTGGCATGGAAGAGCATATTGCCGCGTCCATGGAGCAATTTGCTCAGCCAGTTGCCACACACGACGCAGAGGATCCCCTCAGCAGGATTGTTCGCGATAGACTCTGCGGAACACATGCCTCAGCTATTGAGCTCTCGAACTCTACGCCGCATTGGACGTTGCTTCCGGTTCTTTCGTTTGGTGTCATTGCCTCGGCGCAGGCCCAAGTGGTCAACAAAGAGACTCTCAAGCTCCTATTTACTGCACACAATCTGCGAGATCATCTGAAGTTGCAGCGAGAGTTTCAGCTTCTCGGAAATGGCAATCTCTGCAGCCGTCTCTCTCATGCTCTATTCGACCCCGATATGGAGTCGGCACAAAGGAGGCCAGGGGTCGCAAGGAGGAGCAATGTCATGGGCTTGCGGCTGGGAGGCCGCGACAACTGGCCCCCAGCGACTTCAGAGCTGCGACTAGCATTGATGGGCATACTTTCTGAATGCTATGGCGCTGATGAAGACGGCAAGAAAGTTGTCAGGAATGAACGCATTTTTGACAAGGAGGTTTCTGGCTTGCCCGGCAACATGAGCTTTGCCGTGAGAGACTTGTCTGACGAGGAAATCAACCAATGCATGAACCCCGACTCCCTCGAAGCCTTGGACTTTCTTCGCCTTTCCTATAcagcgccgccgcagctAAGCCCCATCATCACGCCGATGAACTTGATGCAATACGACTacatcttcaagcttctGTTGCGAGTCCTGCGCATGATATTTGTTGTCAACCAGCTTTTCCGCGATGCCAACTCGTTGGCTCGTGAATGGGAAGATCCTGGCGATGCAACGCTCCGCTTCGTAAGAGAAGCGCAACATTTTGTGTCCAGTGTGTCAGCGTATTTTCTGGACACGGGCATCGGTGTTCCTTGGCGAGTGtttgaaaagaagctggaCAAAATCGAGGCGGATCTCCACCGACCAACTACGAATAGCTCGTCAGAAGAGGTCCAGAGCCCTGACAAATTGCAGGAACTTCATTCTCTCGTTCTAGATCGAATCATGCTGGCTTTATTCCTGcgaaagaagcagcagccagtaCTGAAGCTACTAGAGGACATCTTTAACAATATTTTGCGATTTGCCAAACACATAAGGCTTCAGCGATTGGGGGTGGAAGACGATCTCGCCCCGGCGACTCTGTACGCAgaattcaagaagaaggtgcaAATTTTCATCACAGTCTGTCGAAGCCTGTCAGAGAAGGCTCGCCGCACAGACGGTAAGAGAGGGAGGGAAGACAGGATATTCAAGGAGCAATACGGGACTGGCGATGACAGTATGGTGGCCCAGCTTCTGGTCAAGCTGGACATGTTTGATTATTATCTCAAGCGGCAGTAG
- a CDS encoding KH domain-containing protein, whose amino-acid sequence MNKLANMRHWSERMSPNFGMGRPSVPMNSLSKNVSQPGLPLTSPAPDATIHYSFNVPFASDLVGPNTEDILHATNDAVLRWTHPEDAPDDVHVYELRAHAQNLANLHKLCKDLSTGPLPIEAQVVTTTPNNGKDQQITTICLTGSPELVNKSRETILNEIPISMRCTTIDIEGSLVCDLSAGVLKKPVLETLDSISAYCGVDIFLLGPKLTPMVDGMLGDSEMRMDQRWRVAIYGDILSSEHAKARVLIQIDSWLGRMVDVTRIELSLHQLVCGRHRKNIKLIESSTGTAIYFPPMFSQMYRYCPQGANRRDPAEIYITGESPQAIEMAKQKLHETVSRIRLFVKDVTIPAAKLDNILLGRLDKVRKILEANGTYIMLPPLACQRTTVRVHGSEGLPVERTVRELMSLAGQFYGAGWYVQQPDARNIPAPAEINDMLADICAHSDAEVSFDKASFTVTGADDSVKSALAVISELKLATQSQYQIRVKIELANEHKEFVSGKKNGKINKIMGQSNVQIIFDGFNEYNFNIDVMAATYESMKQGLTLVEQEMPASISFHVPDQYHKRIIGIGGQHIQRIMKKHSVFVKFSNAMDRGGMGREDDDIKVDNVICRTPARNAQNLDAVKNEILEMVDRADSEYTSQIVSVDRLYHRELIARLSEIDELEQKYNCKINFPSTEQASDEVTVTGPQWQVPHCVDEFLGMVPDKHELVLARSPKLVKFLESPEFAHDLVPKLKSQYEVEVTVHQNPDETTEEGAPTATLVWGFTRNNAGGLRDAIDFLLAQFATANVEANIVKGSIPRPKSDSFEDTLQYFDSKLLQHAPASAASDSPIKNAFNADIARERSSILDRLRKPGSMTSISSFLDRRKNSSHSAAGSFFKGSANVSKSSLISIESTRSFNADRNPWNDSGVNLADDENPWARPISNHHFESKLTIPLPKDIIATRHTTRASGDSGRPSTSHSMNSGYPAPIGPFR is encoded by the exons ATGAATAAGCTGGCCAATATGCGCCACTGGTCCGAGAGGATGAGCCCAAACTTCGGCATGGGTCGACCCAGTGTGCCCATGAACAGCTTGAGCAAAAACGTGTCACAGCCTGGCCTGCCTCTTACTTCTCCTGCACCCGATGCTACGATACACTACTCGTTCAACGTCCCGTTCGCCTCCGATCTGGTTGGTCCCAACACCGAGGATATTCTGCATGCTACCAACGACGCTGTTTTGAGATGGACGCACCCCGAGGACGCACCGGATGATGTCCACGTCTACGAGCTCCGTGCTCATGCCCAAAACCTGGCAAATCTGCACAAACTCTGCAAGGATCTGTCCACCGGGCCTCTGCCTATTGAAGCTCAAGTCGTTACCACGACTCCCAATAACGGCAAAGACCAGCAGATTACCACCATCTGTCTTACGGGATCCCCGGAGCTCGTCAACAAAAGCCGAGAGACCATTCTAAACGAGATCCCCATATCCATG CGATGCACCACTATTGACATTGAGGGAAGCTTGGTCTGTGACCTGAGCGCTGGTGTGCTCAAAAAGCCTGTCCTCGAGACTTTGGACTCTATTTCTGCCTACTGTGGTGTTGACATCTTTCTGTTGGGCCCCAAACTGACTCCCATGGTGGACGGAATGCTGGGCGATTCCGAGATGCGAATGGATCAACGATGGAGAGTTGCCATCTATGGTGATATCTTGTCGTCCGAGCATGCCAAAGCCCGAGTGCTCATTCAAATCGACTCGTGG CTTGGTCGAATGGTGGATGTGACGAGGATCGAACTGTCTCTTCACCAGCTTGTCTGTGGACGACATCGCAAAAACATTAAGCTGATTGAATCGTCGACTGGGACGGCCATCTATTTCCCTCCCATGTTCTCGCAAATGTACCGATACTGCCCACAGGGTGCGAATCGGCGCGACCCTGCAGAGATCTACATCACCGGAGAGTCTCCCCAAGCCATTGAGATggccaagcagaagctgcacgAGACAGTCTCCCGCATTCGCCTTTTCGTCAAAGATGTCACCATCCCGGCTGCAAAATTGGACAACATCCTGTTGGGCCGCCTGGATAAAGTTCGTAAGATCCTTGAAGCCAACGGAACGTACATCATGCTCCCCCCTCTGGCATGCCAGCGTACAACGGTCCGAGTCCACGGAAGCGAAGGCCTGCCTGTTGAGCGAACCGTCCGGGAGCTCATGTCACTGGCTGGCCAGTTTTATGGCGCCGGGTGGTACGTTCAACAGCCGGATGCCAGAAATATTCCTGCCCCCGCAGAAATCAACGATATGCTCGCTGATATCTGCGCCCACTCTGATGCCGAGGTGTCCTTTGATAAGGCCTCTTTTACCGTGACTGGTGCCGATGATTCCGTAAAATCTGCCTTAGCAGTTATCTCCGAGTTGAAGCTTGCAACTCAGTCTCAGTATCAAATCCGTGTCAAGATTGAGCTCGCGAATGAGCACAAGGAGTTTGTCAGTGGTAAAAAGAACGGCAAAATTAACAAAATCATGGGACAGA GCAATGTTCAGATCATTTTTGACGGCTTCAACGAATACAACTTCAATATCGACGTCATGGCTGCCACCTACGAATCCATGAAGCAAGGCCTGACCTTGGTTGAACAGGAGATGCCGGCATCCATCTCTTTCCATGTCCCCGATCAGTATCACAAGCGTatcattggcattggcggaCAGCATATCCAGCGTATCATGAAGAAGCATTCCGTCTTTGTCAAATTTTCTAACGCTATGGATAGAG GGGGCATGGGGCGTGAAGATGACGACATCAAAGTCGACAATGTTATTTGCCGTACGCCGGCACGTAATGCACAAAATCtcgatgctgtcaagaaTGAGATTCTTGAAATGGTCGACCGAGCT GATTCCGAGTACACTTCTCAGATCGTTAGTGTTGATCGCTTGTACCACCGTGAACTCATTGCTCGTCTTTCGGAAATTGACGAGCTTGAACAAAAGTACAACTGCAAGATCAACTTCCCCAGCACTGAGCAGGCGAGCGACGAAGTCACTGTCACTGGTCCACAGTGGCAGGTGCCTCACTGCGTTGACGAGTTTCTTGGCATGGTCCCAGATAAACACGAGCTGGTACTTGCTCGCAGTCCGAAGTTGGTCAAGTTTCTGGAGTCTCCCGAGTTCGCGCATGACCTTGTCCCCAAGCTGAAGAGTCAGTATGAGGTGGAGGTCACCGTTCACCAGAACCCTGATGAGACTACTGAAGAGGGTGCTCCCACTGCTACTCTTGTCTGGGGCTTCACGCGCAACAATGCTGGAGGTCTCCGAGACGCTATTGATTTCTTGCTTGCGCAGTTTGCCACCGCCAATGTCGAAGCCAATATCGTCAAGGGCTCGATTCCCCGCCCCAAGTCTGACTCGTTTGAGGATACGCTTCAATACTTTGACTCGAAACTGCTCCAGCACGCACCCGCCTCGGCAGCCAGCGACTCCCCCATCAAGAATGCCTTCAATGCGGACATTGCCCGAGAACGTAGCAGCATCCTTGATCGACTCAGGAAGCCCGGAAGCATGAcatccatctcttcattCCTGGACCGCAGAAAGAACAGCTCGCACTCGGCCGCCGGCAGCTTCTTTAAGGGCTCTGCCAATGTCTCCAAATCGTCGCTCATCTCGATCGAGTCCACTCGCAGCTTCAATGCTGACCGAAACCCTTGGAACGACAGTGGTGTGAACCTGGCTGATGACGAGAACCCCTGGGCTCGCCCCATCAGCAACCACCACTTCGAAAGCAAGTTAACCATCCCCCTTCCAAAAGACATCATCGCTACACGACACACTACCCGCGCGTCTGGTGATAGCGGGAGACCTTCTACTTCACACTCTATGAATTCAGGATACCCCGCCCCCATTGGGCCTTTCCGTTAG
- a CDS encoding chromatin modification-related protein EAF7 domain-containing protein, with product MPPKKRSRLQMSSTPTTIREDSAMDVDSPRISGTPGFLSSAFKPIIPVTPYDNLWTDDQISSLFKGVIRWKPAGMHKHFRMIAISEHLRNHGIDPDIHRHTRIPHIWEKLRTYYDLELIDEREYFDDDESEDRYVEFSLPFHEFGEMMLQRAIADPSEAPSSPPQLELSPPPQKRSRASTAPKTRGTSVEGAESSTAASVASPALKPTKGARGRKRAASQSKSEKEKVVENSEDDEDESEEEEEESGSEEKAVEEDADGAGEAEAEEAN from the exons ATGCCTCCAAAGAAGCGATCGCGCCTCCAGATGTCCTCGACTCCCACCACCATCCGAGAAGACAGTGCTATGGACGTTGATTCTCCTCGGATAAGTGGCACACCGGGCTTCCTCTCATCGGCGTTTAAGCCCATAATACCAGTCACCCCGTACGATAATCTCTGGACGGATGACCAGATCTCTTCACTATTCAAAGGCGTCATTCGCTGGAAGCCTGCTG GGATGCACAAACACTTTCGAATGATAGCAATATCGGAACACCTGCGCAACCACGGCATCGACCCCGACATCCATCGCCACACGCGCATCCCCCACATCTGGGAGAAGCTACGGACATACTACGACCTCGAGCTGATCGATGAGCGAGAATactttgacgacgacgaatcAGAGGACAGATATGTCgaattttctctccctttccacGAATTCGGcgagatgatgctgcagcGCGCCATTGCGGATCCCAGCGAAGCACCCTCGTCTCCTCCCCAGCTGGAGCTCTCCCCTCCGCCCCAGAAGCGTTCGCGAGCCAGCACCGCGCCCAAGACGAGGGGAACCTCTGTTGAAGGCGCCGAGAGTAGTACTGCTGCTTCTGTTGCTTCACCAGCACTGAAGCCGACAAAGGGAGCAAGGGGCCGCAAGAGAGCTGCTAGTCAATCCAAATctgaaaaggaaaaggtGGTGGAAAAttctgaagatgacgaagacgaatcggaggaggaggaggaagagtctGGCTCCGAGGAGA AGGCCGTGGAAGAGGACGCGGACGGGGcaggagaggcagaggcagaggaggcTAATTGA
- a CDS encoding type III restriction enzyme, res subunit domain-containing protein, translating into MLQTVARRLFRPDAGTGVPSGWSKVNQFRKYAAAALSNKLKLRDYQEECIKSVVLALKRGHKRVGISLATGSGKTVIFTQLIDRVHDRVKDANQTLILAHRRELVEQASKHCQLAYPDKRIEIEMGSLHASGMADITIASVQSITSKGRLDKYDPSKFKLVLVDEAHHIVAPGYLRTLKHFGLDEKRYNSPTLIGVSATFSRFDGVKLGAAIDEIVYHKDYVDMISDKWLSDVVFTTVESSANLSKVKSGAFGDFQTGELSKVVNTDIINDITVRSWMAKAPDRKSTLVFCVDLAHVSGLTRKFREHGFDARYVTGDTPKVERSAILESFKKREFPVLVNCGVFTEGTDIPNIDCIVLARPTRSRNLLVQMIGRGMRLHPDKKNCHIIDMVSSLETGIVTTPTLFGLDPNELVEKASVDDMRKIKDQKAAEAEQQENSPGASPAASPAVTFTDYSSVLDLIADTSGERHIRAISQYAWVQIGPERFVLSAPSGSYIRIERLPEQKGASEPTYHALEIRALPAGIAKSPYAAPREILKAATFNDAVHGADSYAASAFPHTFIHRHQSWRRLPPTQGQVDFINKLRGKSKPLTSKELTKGKAADMITKLKHGARGQFARMEAEQRRREKTRYTLDARQDREYVRVGPLSA; encoded by the exons ATGCTACAAACCGTCGCGAGACGTCTCTTCCGGCCTGATGCTGGGACTGGCGTCCCCTCAGGTTGGAGCAAAGTCAACCAGTTCAGAAAATatgccgccgctgctctcAGCAATAAGCTGAAGCTCCGAGACTATCAAGAAGAATGCATCAAATCCGTAGTCTTAGCCCTGAAGCGAGGGCATAAGCGAGTTGGCATATCTTTAGCCACCGGGAGTGGCAAAACA GTCATCTTTACTCAGCTCATAGACAGGGTCCACGACCGCGTCAAAGATGCTAATCAGACTCTCATCCTGGCCCATCGCCGTGAGTTGGTTGAACAGGCTTCCAAGCACTGTCAGCTTGCCTATCCGGATAAGAGGATTGAGATTGAAATGGGTTCTCTGCACGCCTCTGGTATGGCCGATATTACCATTGCAAGCGTCCAGAGCATAACCTCCAAGGGCCGACTGGACAAGTATGACCCTTCAAAGTTCAAGCTGGTCCTTGTTGACGAAGCCCATCATATTGTTGCGCCAGGCTATTTGAGAACGCTGAAGCACTTTGGTCTCGACGAGAAGAGATACAACTCACCCACCCTAATAGGGGTATCGGCTACCTTTTCTCGCTTTGATGGTGTCAAACTCGGAGCCGCCATTGACGAAATTGTCTACCACAAGGACTACGTAGACATGATCTCAGACAAGTGGCTCTCAGATGTTGTTTTCACAACAGTCGAGTCATCCGCCAACTTGTCCAAAGTCAAGAGCGGCGCATTTGGCGACTTTCAAACGGGAGAGCTCTCCAAGGTCGTCAACaccgacatcatcaacgaCATCACGGTCCGCAGCTGGATGGCCAAAGCCCCGGATCGCAAATCGACCCTGGTTTTCTGCGTCGACCTAGCACACGTCTCGGGCCTGACACGGAAATTCCGCGAGCACGGGTTTGACGCTAGATACGTCACCGGCGACACGCCCAAGGTTGAGAGAAGCGCCATTCTCGAGTCTTTCAAGAAGCGCGAATTCCCCGTGCTTGTCAACTGCGGCGTCTTTACTGAGGGCACCGATATCCCTAATATCGACTGCATCGTGCTGGCCAGGCCGACGAGATCGCGCAACTTGCTGGTACAAATGATTGGCAGGGGTATGAGGCTGCATCCAGACAAGAAGAATTGTCACATCATCGACATGGTCTCCAGTCTTGAGACCGGTATTGTTACGACACCAACGCTGTTCGGCCTTGATCCGAACGAGTTGGTTGAAAAAGCCTCGGTAGACGACATGAGGAAAATCAAGGACCAGAAAGCAGCAGAGGCGGAACAACAAGAAAACTCTCCAGGCGCCAGCCCGGCCGCCTCTCCAGCAGTGACCTTTACCGATTACTCCTCCGTCTTGGATCTCATCGCTGACACCTCCGGCGAGAGACACATCCGCGCCATCAGCCAGTACGCATGGGTCCAAATCGGTCCAGAGCGCTTCGTCCTCTCCGCGCCGAGCGGATCCTACATCCGGATCGAGAGGCTCCCCGAGCAAAAGGGCGCCTCGGAACCCACATACCACGCGCTCGAGATCCGCGCCCTCCCCGCCGGCATAGCAAAGTCCCCCTACGCCGCCCCGCGCGAGATCCTCAAGGCCGCCACGTTCAACGACGCGGTCCACGGGGCCGACAGCTACGCCGCCAGCGCGTTCCCCCACACCTTCATCCACCGGCACCAGTCCTGGCGGAGGCTGCCCCCGACGCAGGGCCAGGTGGacttcatcaacaagctccGCGGGAAGAGCAAGCCCCTGACCTCGAAGGAGCTGACAAAGGGCAAGGCGGCCGACATGATCACGAAGCTGAAACACGGGGCGCGCGGGCAGTTTGCGCGGATGGAGGCGGAGCAGCGGAggcgggagaagacgagatatACCCTTGATGCGAGGCAGGACAGGGAGTACGTTAGGGTCGGGCCGCTATCAGCTTAA